Proteins encoded by one window of Candidatus Pacearchaeota archaeon:
- a CDS encoding LAGLIDADG family homing endonuclease, producing MRKINDIQKSYIAGFLDGDGSVYVKLKKNDTYRYGYQISPYITFYQKATYIDFLEKMKKMLGVGYTRSRKDGVAEYTIGDEKSLLEFAKQISPFSKLKSRQLRLLSSILKLKSKTKSAKDFIVLCKKIDMFKELNYSKKRTQDSKEVLKYLVSKDLLTP from the coding sequence ATGAGGAAAATAAACGATATTCAAAAATCTTACATTGCTGGATTTTTAGACGGAGACGGTAGCGTTTACGTCAAACTCAAGAAAAATGATACTTATAGATACGGTTATCAAATCTCTCCCTATATTACATTTTACCAAAAAGCAACTTATATTGATTTTTTGGAGAAAATGAAAAAAATGTTAGGAGTAGGATATACCAGATCTAGAAAAGATGGCGTCGCCGAATATACTATCGGAGACGAAAAATCATTGCTCGAGTTTGCAAAACAAATATCGCCGTTTAGTAAATTGAAGTCCAGACAATTAAGATTGCTTTCCAGCATTCTTAAATTGAAATCTAAAACAAAGAGCGCTAAAGATTTTATAGTCCTTTGTAAAAAGATTGATATGTTCAAGGAATTAAATTATTCCAAGAAGAGAACGCAGGATTCGAAGGAAGTATTGAAATACCTTGTAAGTAAAGATTTATTAACCCCGTAG